The genomic stretch TCTACATTTTTGTTTTCGGTTGCAGAAACCTCTATACAAGTATAACCAATTGCTTGGTAAATGTCTTTTAAGTATAAAATTTCTGCTCTTTCTTCTATTTCGTACGAATCTATTTTATTAAAAACTAAAACGGTATCTATTCTGTAGGCTCTTGTAGAAACCAAAAAACGATCTATAAAAGTTGTGAAAGTGGGCGGATTATTAATTGTAATTAACAAAAAAACCTGATCTACATTAGCGGCAATAATATGTGTTTGCTTAGAAAGATTCACAGATTTTCTAACTATAAAGTTATCTCTGTCTAAAATCTTTTTAATAACACCTGTTTCTTCGTCTCCTTTTTTTTCGATATCGAATACAACATTGTCTCCTACGGCAATAGGATTGGTGCTTTTAATTCCTTTGATTCTAAACTTTCCTTTGATTCTACATTTATAAAAATCTCCTTCTGTAGATTTTACTTGATACCAACTTCCTGTAGATTTGTATACGATTCCTGTCATTAATACAAAGATGCAGAATTTTAAATTAATTTAGTTATCAGTTCTTATGATTTTCGAATTTATAAGATAATTGTATCGAGAACTTTAAGTTAAGTGTAAGTTTTTGATCTTTATTTTTAAATACTTAAGAATTTTAGATTGAATAAATCCATAAAAAAATCCTTCAAGTTTTTATGCTTGAAGGATTCTAATTTTTATGAACTTACTTTTATAGTTTGCGCTACGCGTTAAGGATTGAGTGGTTTGTTTGAGCTCTTTTTTGTTTTTTCTACAAAAAAAGCGAGCAACGAAAGCCTGACCCTTGTGGTAACGCCCAAAAACTATCCTTTAATAATTTTTTCTTGATGATTGATAGATTCTTGATGAATTGCTTTAAACATTTTTAAAACAAACTCTTCACTTAATCCTTTACTTTCACCTTCTAAAATCATGTTTCCTAAGATTTCGTTCCATCGTTTCGATTGTAAAACTGCAACGTTTTTATCTTTCTTTAAAGCACCAATTTGATCTGCAATTTTCATTCGTTTTCCTAAAGTTTCTACCAACTGGTTATCTACCACGTTAATTTGCGCTCTTAGGTTATCTAAACTGCTTTTGTATTCTGCTTCTGTGTTTGTTTCTTTTCTAATTTTTAGATCTTCCATGATTTGCTTTAACTTCGTTGGTGTAACTTGTTGTGCAGCATCTGACCATGCGTTATCTGGATCGAAATGTGTTTCTATCATTAAACCATCGAAGTTTAAATCTAAGGCAGTTTGAGAAACATCAAAAATCATTTCTCTGTTACCTGTAATATGAGATGGGTCGCAAATTAATGGTAAATCTGGAAATTTATTTTGAAACTCGATAGCAATTTGCCATTCTGGAACATTTCTATATTTTGTTTTTTCGTATGTAGAAAAACCTCTATGAATTGCTCCTAAATTTTTAATATCTGCTGTATACAAACGCTCGATACCACCTAACCATAAAGCCAAATCTGGGTTTATTGGGTTTTTTACTAAAACAATTTTATCTGTACCGTGTAAGGCATCTGCAATTTCTTGCATAATAAATGGTGATACAGCTGTTCTTGCACCAATCCAAAGTAAATCTACATCATGTTCTATGGCTAATTTACAGTGCGCTGCATTGGCAACTTCTGTACAGGTTTTCATGCCTGTTTGTTCTTTTACTTTTTTAAGCCAACCTAAACCTAATGCACCAACACCTTCAAAATTTCCTGGTCTTGTTCTAGGTTTCCAAATTCCTGCTCTATAATAGTTTACATCAGAATCTTTTAATTCGTGTGCGATTTTTAAAACCTGTTCTTCGGTTTCTGCACTACAAGGCCCTGCTATTACTAGTGGATGATCTAGTTTCATATCATCCAACCATGTTCTTAATTCTTTTGTATTCTTCATTGTTCTACTTGTTTTGGCTCTTATTTTATGCCGTTTAAAATTTGTTTTATATAATTTGTATTCTCCATTTCGTTAAAAATTTCAGAGAAATTATCTTGTTGCATCAATTCTTTAAATTTTTGTAAATTATTGATGTATTCTTCTAACGTTTCTATTACGTTTTCTTTGTTTTGTTTAAAAATTGGTGTCCACATTGCTGGCGAACTTTTTGCCAAACGCACTGTTGATGCAAAACCAGAACCTGCCATATCAAAAATATCGCGCTCGTTTTTTTCTTTATTTATTACTGTTTTACCTAACATAAATGCGCTAATGTGAGATAAGTGCGAAACATACGCAATATGCTTGTCATGCGAAACAGGATCCATGTAACGAATACGCATTCCAATAGCTCTAAAAAGGTCTAATGCTTTTTCTTGCAATTTAAAAGTTGTTTTTTCTACCTCGCAAATAATGTTCGTTTTCCCTTTGTATAAGCCAGAAATTGCTGCTGATGGCCCTGAATTTTCTGTTCCTGCAATTGGGTGTGCTGCTAAAAAATTTCTTCTTTTTGGATGATGTTCAACCACTTTACAAATTGCTTCTTTTGTTGAGCCTGCATCTACAACCAACGTATTATCAGAAATTTTATCTAAAATTATTGGTAATAATTTTACAGTTGCATCTACCGGAATCGACACAATTACCAAATCGGCATTTTCTAAATTATCTAAAGTTGCTTTTTCTTCTATTACACCTAATTTTAGAGCTTCGTCTAAATGGTTTTCATTGGCATCAATTCCGTAAATTTTAACTTCTGGATTGTTATTTTTTATATCGACAGCAAAACTACCGCCAATTAAACCAATACCAATCATGTATATATTTTTCATAATCTATAATCTTGATATTGCTTCTTTAATTATATCTGTTGTTACACACAATGAAAAACGAATATATCCTTCTCCTTGCGAACCGAAAATGGTTCCTGGTGTTATAAAAATATCTTTATCGTATAAAACTGCATCTGTAACTTCTTCAGATTTTTTTCCTTCGGGTATTTTTGCCCAAACAAATAAGCCTGTTGCATTTTTATTATAAGTAGCATCTAATTTATCTGCTAATTGCCAAATTAGATTTCTGCGTTCTTCATAAATTTTATTTTGATCAGAAAACCAACTATCAGATAATTGTAAAGCTTCTATTGCTCCTTTTTGAATTCCGTAAAACATACCAGAATCCATGTTCGATTTTACTTTTAAAACTTCGTCGATATATGTTGCATTTCCTAACAACATTCCAACTCGCCAACCAGCCATATTAAAAGTTTTACTTAAAGAATTCAATTCTAAAGCAATTTCTTTTGCGCCATCAACTTGTAAAATACTAATAGGATTATCATTTAAAATAAAACTATACGGATTATCATTTACAATTAAAATATTATGCTTTTTACCAAATGCTACTAATTTTTGAAAAGTTATTAATGTTGCATCTGTACCTGTTGGCATATGCGGATAATTTACCCACATAATTTTTACATTAGATAAATCTAGATTTTCTAATGTTTCAAAATCTGGTTGCCAATTAGTTGCATCACTTAAATTGTAAAACAATGGTTCTGCACCCACCAATTTTGTTACAGATGTATACGTTGGATAACCAGGATTCGGAATTAAAACTTTATCGCCTTCGTTTAAAAAAGCCATAGAAATATGCATAATCCCTTCTTTACTTCCCATTAAAGGCAAAATTTCATTTTCTGGATTTGCATCTACAGAAAACTTGCTTTTATAAAAACTTGAAATTGCATTTCTTAATTCTGGTAAACCTTGGTAAGATTGATATTTATGTGCACTCGAATCACCCAAACTATTAGAAATTGCGTCTAATACTTTTGTTGGCGGTTGTAAATCCGGAGAACCAATTCCCATATTAATAATTGGTTTTCCTGCAGCAGCTAAACCTCTAACTTCTCTTAATTTTTTAGAGAAATAATATTCTTGTACTGTATCTAATCTTTTGGCAGCTTTAATCATTTTCTCCCATTTTTATACGTTCCTAATATCTTAAATTCTTCTGCCATTATTTCTATAATAGCTTTTGCTTTTTCGTAATCTTTGTAAGCATCAAAAGTAACATCAACAAAAAATGAATATTTCCAAGGAGATTCTATAACCGGTAAAGATTGAATTTTAGTTAAATTCATTTTACAATCGCTTAACACATTTAATATTGCCGCTAAACTTCCTCTTTTATGATCTAATTGAAATTTTAAAGATGCCTTATTAACTTTTTCGTTTATTTCTGGCGCTGTTGTTTGTACAATTACAAATCTTGTTGCATTATCTTTTATTGTTTGAATTTCATCTTCTATTACCTCTAAATTAAAAATTTCTGCAGCAATTTTTGGAGCAATAGCTGCAATACCCACTAAATTTTCTTTAGAAATTCTTTTTGCTACTTCTGCAGTATCTACATCTTCTACTAATTTTATCTGCGGATATTTTTTAAAGAACTCCTTACATTGTAATAACGCCATCGGATGCGACCAAACCTCTTTGATGTCTTCTATTTTCTGACCTTCTAAAGCCATTAAATGGTGGTGAATATTTAGATATTCTTCACCGGTAATATGTAAATTATTTTTATCAATTAATGCATAATTTGGTATAATAGAACCTGCAATTGTATTTTCGATAGCCATAACACCAAGGCTTGCTGTTGCATCTAATAAGTTATCTACCAAAGTATCAAAAGACATGCATTCTATTAAATCTATAGATGCACCATAAAAGTCTCTTGCAACTTTATGATGATTTGAACCTTCGGCTCCTTGTATGGCGATTACTTTTTTCATGAATTGATATCAAAAAAAAAGTCTCGAATTAAATTCGAGACTTTATATATTTTTTATTCTGTTTAATAACATGATACAAAGTCTCTCCTCTTACTAAAAAAGTAAAAGTAAAAATAGAAACGTGCCCAAGTGTTATTTAACATATTGATTCTCTTTATTAATGTGACAAATCTAAAGATTATATTGAGACAAACAAATTATATCGCATTTTTTATAAAAGAATTGACAATTTGGTAAAATATACTTAATAAAAAGTACTGGTTTTATGAATTTCTTTAATAATTAATCAATGTATCGTAAAGTTAATATCTTAATATATTATTATCCTATTAAGATATAGGATATCAAGCCATTAAAATGAGATTACTGTATTGCAATTTCTTTATACAAGATTTATTTTTATCAGAAAAATAATAGTATATTTGCACCTTCAATGAAAAAATTTCGTTGATATACATAATAATCATTTAAATAATATTGGCATGTACTTAACTAAAGAAGTTAAAGAAAGCATTTTCGAAAAACACGGTAAAGGAAAAAACGATACTGGTTCTTCAGAAGGGCAAATCGCGTTATTTACGCACAGAATTAACCATTTAACAGAGCATTTAAAAAGAAATCGTAAAGATTTTAATACAGAGCGTTCATTAGTAATGATGGTAGGTAAACGTAGAAGTTTATTAGATTATCTAAAGAAAACTGAAATCAACAGATATCGTGCGATTATCAAAGAATTAGGAATTAGAAAATAATTCTTACAAAAAAGAGGCTCTATAAACGTGCCTCTTTTTTATTACAATAAATTTAAAAAGTCTGATGCTAACTACATCAGCAACAATATAAAAAATCAAAAATAGTAACAGCATTTTTGAATTTCCATTGCAACAACAAACAACAACACAACAACACAAAGTATTAAAAAATTAGAATTAAAATTTTATGATTCCAAAAGTATTTAAAGAGGTTATAGACCTTGGTGATGGAAGAACCATCTCATTAGAAACCGGTAAATTAGCAAAACAAGCACACGGTTCTGTTGTTGTTCAAATGGGAAAAGCAATGTTATTATGTACAGTAGTATCTAATTACAAACAAGCAGATGTAGACTTTTTACCTCTTACGGTAGATTATAGAGAAAAATTTGCAGCTGCAGGTCGTTATCCTGGTGGTTTCTTTAAAAGAGAAGCAAGACCAAGTGATGGTGAAGTATTAACAATGCGTTTAGTAGACAGAGTTTTACGTCCGTTGTTTCCAAAAGATTACCACGCAGAAACTCAAGTTATGATACAGTTAATGTCTCATGATGAAGATG from Polaribacter marinaquae encodes the following:
- the rpsO gene encoding 30S ribosomal protein S15, with translation MYLTKEVKESIFEKHGKGKNDTGSSEGQIALFTHRINHLTEHLKRNRKDFNTERSLVMMVGKRRSLLDYLKKTEINRYRAIIKELGIRK
- a CDS encoding prephenate dehydratase, which produces MKKVIAIQGAEGSNHHKVARDFYGASIDLIECMSFDTLVDNLLDATASLGVMAIENTIAGSIIPNYALIDKNNLHITGEEYLNIHHHLMALEGQKIEDIKEVWSHPMALLQCKEFFKKYPQIKLVEDVDTAEVAKRISKENLVGIAAIAPKIAAEIFNLEVIEDEIQTIKDNATRFVIVQTTAPEINEKVNKASLKFQLDHKRGSLAAILNVLSDCKMNLTKIQSLPVIESPWKYSFFVDVTFDAYKDYEKAKAIIEIMAEEFKILGTYKNGRK
- a CDS encoding prephenate dehydrogenase, whose amino-acid sequence is MKNIYMIGIGLIGGSFAVDIKNNNPEVKIYGIDANENHLDEALKLGVIEEKATLDNLENADLVIVSIPVDATVKLLPIILDKISDNTLVVDAGSTKEAICKVVEHHPKRRNFLAAHPIAGTENSGPSAAISGLYKGKTNIICEVEKTTFKLQEKALDLFRAIGMRIRYMDPVSHDKHIAYVSHLSHISAFMLGKTVINKEKNERDIFDMAGSGFASTVRLAKSSPAMWTPIFKQNKENVIETLEEYINNLQKFKELMQQDNFSEIFNEMENTNYIKQILNGIK
- the rsgA gene encoding ribosome small subunit-dependent GTPase A, with product MTGIVYKSTGSWYQVKSTEGDFYKCRIKGKFRIKGIKSTNPIAVGDNVVFDIEKKGDEETGVIKKILDRDNFIVRKSVNLSKQTHIIAANVDQVFLLITINNPPTFTTFIDRFLVSTRAYRIDTVLVFNKIDSYEIEERAEILYLKDIYQAIGYTCIEVSATENKNVDQVKELMLGKTSMFVGHSGVGKSTLVNAVEPTLDLKTKEISDQHSQGKHTTTFAEMFDLSFNAKIIDTPGIKGFGVVDIDKYELGDYFPEFFALKQDCKFNNCIHTKEPQCAVKDALENEEISWSRYKSYLQILNGEEEKEHFRTDVWNEEDNE
- a CDS encoding bifunctional 3-deoxy-7-phosphoheptulonate synthase/chorismate mutase type II, with the protein product MKNTKELRTWLDDMKLDHPLVIAGPCSAETEEQVLKIAHELKDSDVNYYRAGIWKPRTRPGNFEGVGALGLGWLKKVKEQTGMKTCTEVANAAHCKLAIEHDVDLLWIGARTAVSPFIMQEIADALHGTDKIVLVKNPINPDLALWLGGIERLYTADIKNLGAIHRGFSTYEKTKYRNVPEWQIAIEFQNKFPDLPLICDPSHITGNREMIFDVSQTALDLNFDGLMIETHFDPDNAWSDAAQQVTPTKLKQIMEDLKIRKETNTEAEYKSSLDNLRAQINVVDNQLVETLGKRMKIADQIGALKKDKNVAVLQSKRWNEILGNMILEGESKGLSEEFVLKMFKAIHQESINHQEKIIKG
- a CDS encoding pyridoxal phosphate-dependent aminotransferase, encoding MIKAAKRLDTVQEYYFSKKLREVRGLAAAGKPIINMGIGSPDLQPPTKVLDAISNSLGDSSAHKYQSYQGLPELRNAISSFYKSKFSVDANPENEILPLMGSKEGIMHISMAFLNEGDKVLIPNPGYPTYTSVTKLVGAEPLFYNLSDATNWQPDFETLENLDLSNVKIMWVNYPHMPTGTDATLITFQKLVAFGKKHNILIVNDNPYSFILNDNPISILQVDGAKEIALELNSLSKTFNMAGWRVGMLLGNATYIDEVLKVKSNMDSGMFYGIQKGAIEALQLSDSWFSDQNKIYEERRNLIWQLADKLDATYNKNATGLFVWAKIPEGKKSEEVTDAVLYDKDIFITPGTIFGSQGEGYIRFSLCVTTDIIKEAISRL